ttgcgaaggcagcactccttgcgaaggcagcactccttgcgaaggcagcactccttgtgatggcagcactctttgggaggcagcactcgttgcaaaggcagtactccctgagaaggcagcactacttgaaaatgcattaccccttgcgaaggcagcactccctgcgaaggcagccctcctctcgaaggcagccctccttgcgaagacaacactcctagcgaaggcagcactccttgcgaaggcagcactcctttcgaaggcagtactccttgcgaaggcagcactccttttgaaggcagcactaataccgaaggcagcacaccttgcgaaggcagcacaccctgcgaatgcagatctctgtgcaaaggcagcactccgtgggaaggcagcactacgtgcgaaggctgcacaccttgcgaaggcagcactccttgcgaaggcagcactccttgtgaaggcagcactccttgtgaaggcagctctccttgcgaaggcagcactccctgcgtagacaGCTCTccccgcgaaggcagcactcctagcgaaggcagcactcctagcaaaggcagcactcctagcgaaggcagcactccttgcgaaggcagcaatccttgcaaaggcagcactctttgcggaggcagcactctgtgcaaaggcagcactccctgcaaaggcagcactctgtgcaaaggcagcactccttgcgaaggcagcactccttgggaaggcatttctccttgcgaaggcagcactccttgcgaaggcagcactccttgcaaaggcagcactcattggaaggcagcacccgttgcaaaggcagtactccctctttgcgaagcagccctccctgcgatggcagcactcctagcgaaggcagcactccttgcgatggcagcgctccttgcaaaggcagcactccttgcgaaggcagcacaccttgcgaaggcagcactccttgcggatgcagcactccctgcgaaggcagcactctttgcgaaagcagcactccttgcgaaggcagcactcattggaaggcagctctcgttgcaaaggcagtactccctgagaaggcagcactacttgcgaaggcattaccccttgcgaaggcagcactccctgcgaaggcagccctcctctcgaaggcagccctccttgcgaggggagcactccttgcgaaggcagcactccttgcgaaggcagtactccttgcaaaggcagcactccttgcgaaggcagcaccccttgcggaggcaccactccttctgaacgcagcactctttgcgaaggcaacactcctagcgaaggcagcactccttgcgaaggcagcactccttgcgaaggcagtactccttgcaaaggcagcacaccttgcgaaggcagcactccttgcgaaggctgcactttgtacgaaggcaacacccctagcgaaggcagcactctgtcccaaggcagcactccatgggaaggcagcactccttgcgaaggcagcactccttgcgaaggcagcactccttgcgaaggcagcactccttgcgaaggcagcactccttgcgaagacagcactccttgcgaaggcagcactcctagcgaaggcagccctcattgcgaaggcagcactccttgcgaaggcagcactctttgcgaagggagcactacttgcgatggcagcactccttggaaggcagcactccttgcaaaggcagtactccctgcgaatgcagaactacttgcgaaggcattaccccttgcgaaggcagcactccctgcgaaggcagccctctttgcgaaggcagccctccttgcgaaggcagcattcctagcgaaggcaacagtccttgcgatggcagcgctccttgcaaaggcagcactccttgcgaaggctgcactccttgcgaaggcagcactccttgcggatacagcactccctgcgaaggcagcactccttgcgaaggcaccactccttgcaaaggcagcacttcctgcaaaggcagcactccctgcgaagtcagcccttcttgcgaaagcagcactcctagcgatggcagcactccttgcgaagccagctctccttagaagggcagcattcctcgcgaaggcagcactccttgcgaaagcagcactccttgcaaaggcagcactgcttgcaaaggcaccagcccttgcgaaggcagcactccctgcaaaggcagccctcattgcgaagggagcactccttgcgaaggcagcactccttgcgaaggcagcactccttgcgaaggcagcactccttgtgatggcagcactctttgggaggcagcactcgttgcaaaggcagtactccctgagaaggcagcactacttgaaaatgcattaccccttgcgaaggcagcactccctgcgaaggcagccctcctctcgaaggcagccctccttgcgaagacaacactcctagcaaaggcagcactccttgcgaaggcagcactcctttcgaaggcagtactccttgcgaaggcagcactccttttgaaggcagcactaataccgaaggcagcacaccttgcgaaggcaccacaccctgcgcatgcagatctctgtgcaaaggcagcactccgtgggaaggcagcactacgtgcgaaggctgcactccttgcgaaggcagcactccttgcgaaggcagcactccttgtgaaggcagcattccttgtgaaggcagctctccttgcgaaggcagcactccctgcgtagacaGCTCTccccgcgaaggcagcactcctagcgaaggcagcactcctagcaaaggcagcactcctagcgaaggcagcactccttgcgaaggcagcaatccttgcaaaggcagcactctttgcggaggcagcactctgtgcaaaggcagcactccctgcaaaggcagcactctgtgcaaaggcagcactccttgcgaaggcagcactccttgggaaggcatttctccttgcgaaggcagcactccttgcgaaggcagcactccttgcaaaggcagcactcattggaaggcagcacccgttgcaaaggcagtactccctctttgcgaagcagccctccttgcgatggcagcactcctagcgaaggcagcactccttgcgatggcagcgctccttgcaaaggcagcactccttgcgaaggcagcacaccttgcgaaggcagcactccttgcggatgcagcactccctgcgaaggcagcactctttgcgaaagcagcactccttgcgaaggcagcactcattggaaggcagcactcgttgcaaaggctgtactccctgagaaggcagcactacttgcgaaggcattaccccttgcgaaggcagcactccctgcgaaggcagccctcctctcgaaggcagccctccttgcgaggggagcactccttgcgaaggcagcactccttgcgaaggcagtactccttgcaaaggcagcactccttgcgaaggcagcaccccttgcggaggcaccactccttctgaacgcagcactctttgcgaaggcaacactcctagcgaaggcagcactccttgcgaaggcagcactccttgcgaaggcagtactccttgcaaaggcagcacaccttgcgaaggcagcactccttgcgaaggctgcactttgtacgaaggcaacacccctagcgaaggcagcactctgtcctaaggcagcactccatgggaaggcagcactccttgcgaaggcagcactccttgcgaaggcagcactccttgcgaaggcagcactccttgcgaaggcagcactccttgagaagacagcactccttgcgaaggcagcactcctagcgaaggcagccctcattgcgaaggcagcactccttgcgaaggcagcactctttgcgaagggagcactacttgcgaaggcagcactccttggaaggcagcactccttgcaaaggcagtactccctgcgaaagcagaactacttgcgaaggcattaccccttgcgaaggcagcactccctgcgaaggcagccctctttgcgaaggcagccctccttgcgaaggcagcactcctagcgaagcaaCAGTTCTTgcgatggctgcgctccttgcaaaggcagcactccttgcgaaggcagcactgcttgcgaaggcaccaccccttgcgaaggcagcactccctgcaaaggcagctctcattgcgaaggcagcactcctagcgaaggcagtactccttgcggaggcagcactccttgcgaaggcagcactcccagcgtaggcagcactccctgcgaaggcagcactcctagcgaaggcagcactcctaccgaaggcagcactccttgcgaaggcagcaatccttgcaaaggcagcactccttgcgaagccaacagtccatgcaaaggcagcagtccttacggaggcagcactctgtgcaaaggcagcactccctgcaaaggcagcactctgtgcaaaggcagcactcctttcgaaggcagcactctttgcaaaggcagccctccttgcgaaggcagcactctgtcaaaggaagcactccgtgtgaaggcagcactatgtgcgaaggctgcactccgtgcgaaggcagcactccttgcgaaggcagcagtccttgcgaaggcagcactccttgcgaaggcagcactccttgcgaaggcagcactccctgcgtaggcagcactccctgcgtaggcagcactccctgcgaaggcagccctccttgcgaaggcagcactctgtcaaaggaaacactctgtgtgaaggcagcactatgtgcgaagggtgCACactgtgcgaaagcagcactccttgcgaaggcagaactccttgcgaaggcagcactccttgcgaaggcagcactccttgtgaaggcagctttccttgcgaaggcagcactccctgtgtaggcagctctccctgcgaaggcagcactcctagcaaaggcagcactcctagcgatggcagcactccttgcgaaggcagcaatccttgcaaaggcagcaatccttggaaggcagcactccttgcaaaggcagtactccctgcgaatgcagaactacttgcgaaggcattaccccttgcgaaggcagcactccctgcgaaggcagccctctttgcgaaggcagccctccttgcgaaggcagcattcctagcgaaggcaacagtccttgcgatggcagcgctccttgcaaaggcagcactccttgcgaaggctgcactccttgcgaaggcagcactccttgcggatacagcactccctgcgaaggcagcactccttgcgaaggcaccactccttgcaaaggcagcacttcctgcaaaggcagcactccctgcgaagtcagcccttcttgcgaaagcagcactcctagcgatggcagcactccttgcgaagccagctctccttagaagggcagcattcctcgcgaaggcagcactccttgcgaaagcagcactccttgcaaaggcagcactgcttgcaaaggcaccagcccttgcgaaggcagcactccctgcaaaggcagccctcattgcgaagggagcactccttgcgaaggcagcactccttgcgaaggcagcactccttgcgaaggcagcactccttgtgatggcagcactctttgggaggcagcactcgttgcaaaggcagtactccctgagaaggcagcactacttgaaaatgcattaccccttgcgaaggcagcactccctgcgaaggcagccctcctctcgaaggcagccctccttgcgaagacaacactcctagcgaaggcagcactccttgcgaaggcagcactcctttcgaaggcagtactccttgcgaaggcagcactccttttgaaggcagcactaaTACCGAAGGCAGCAcctcttgcgaaggcaccacaccctgcgcatgcagatctctgtgcaaaggcagcactccgtgggaaggcagcactacgtgcgaaggctgcactccttgcgaaggcagcactccttgcgaaggcagcactccttgggaaggcatttctccttgcgaaggcagcactccttgcgaaggcagcactccttgcaaaggcagcactcattggaaggcagcacccgttgcaaaggcagtactccctctttgcgaagcagccctccttgcgatggcagcactcctagcgaaggcagcactccttgcgatggcagcgctccttgcaaaggcagcactccttgcgaaggcagcacaccttgcgaaggcagcactccttgcggatgcagcactccctgcgaaggcagcactctttgcgaaagcagcactccttgcgaaggcagcactcattggaaggcagcactcgttgcaaaggcagtactccctgagaaggcagcactacttgcgaaggcattaccccttgcgaaggcagcactccctgcgaaggcagccctcctctcgaaggcagccctcattgcgaggggagcactccttgcgaaggcattactccttgcgaaggcagtactccttgcaaaggcagcactccttgcgaaggcagcaccccttgcggaggcaccactccttctgaacgcagcactctttgcgaaggcaacactcctagcgaaggcagcactccttgcgaaggcagcactccttgcgaaggcagtactccttgcaaaggcagcacaccttgcgaaggcagcactccttgcgaaggctgcacattgtacgaaggcaacacccctagcgaaggcagcactctgtcctaaggcagcactccatgggaaggcagcactccttgcgaaggcagcactccttgcgaaggcagcactccttgcgaaggcagcactccttgcgaaggcagcactccttgcgaagacagcactccttgcgaaggcagcactcctagcgaaggcagccctcattgcgaaggcagcactccttgcgaaggcagcactctttgcgaagggagcactacttgcgaaggcagcactccttggaaggcagcactccttgcaaaggcagtactccctgcgaaagcagaactacttgcgaaggcattaccccttgcgaaggcagcactccctgcgaaggcagccctctttgcgaaggcagccctccttgcgaaggcagcactcctagcgaagcaaCAGTTCTTgcgatggctgcgctccttgcaaaggcagcactccttgcgaaggcagcactgcttgcgaaggcaccaccccttgcgaaggcagcactccctgcaaaggcagctctcattgcgaaggcagcactcctagcgaaggcaacactccttgcggaggcagcactc
The sequence above is a segment of the Schistocerca cancellata isolate TAMUIC-IGC-003103 unplaced genomic scaffold, iqSchCanc2.1 HiC_scaffold_1150, whole genome shotgun sequence genome. Coding sequences within it:
- the LOC126160026 gene encoding uncharacterized protein LOC126160026; protein product: MSAAFARSAAFARSAAFARRNAFPRSAAFARSAAFAQSAAFAGSAAFAQSAASAKSAAFARIAAFARSAAFARSAAFARSAAFARSAAFAGRAVYAGSAAFARRAAFTRSAAFTRSAAFARSAAFARCAAFARSAAFPRSAAFAQRSAFAGCAAFARCAAFGISAAFKRSAAFARSTAFERSAAFARSAAFARSVVFARRAAFERRAAFAGSAAFARGNAFSSSAAFSGSTAFATSAASQRVLPSQGVLPSQGVLPSQGVLPSQGVLPSQ
- the LOC126160027 gene encoding trophinin-like translates to MRAAFAGSAAFARAGAFASSAAFARSAAFARSAAFARNAALLRRAGFARSAAIARSAAFARRADFAGSAAFAGSAAFARSGAFARSAAFAGSAVSARSAAFARSAAFARSAAFARSAAIARTVAFARNAAFARRAAFAKRAAFAGSAAFARGNAFASSSAFAGSTAFARSAAFQGVLPSQVVLPSQRVLPSQGVLPSQ
- the LOC126160028 gene encoding uncharacterized protein LOC126160028 encodes the protein MSAAFARSAAFARSAAFARRNAFPRSAAFARSAAFAQSAAFAGSAAFAQSAASAKSAAFARIAAFARSAAFARSAAFARSAAFARSAAFAGRAVYAGSAAFARRAAFTRNAAFTRSAAFARSAAFARSAAFARSAAFPRSAAFAQRSACAGCGAFARCAAFGISAAFKRSAAFARSTAFERSAAFARSAAFARSVVFARRAAFERRAAFAGSAAFARGNAFSSSAAFSGSTAFATSAASQRVLPSQGVLPSQGVLPSQGVLPSQGVLPSQ
- the LOC126160030 gene encoding uncharacterized protein LOC126160030, whose amino-acid sequence is MSAAFARSAAFARSAAFARRNAFPRSAAFARSAAFARSAAFARSAAFPRSAAFAQRSACAGCGAFARGAAFGISAAFKRSAAFARSTAFERSAAFARSAAFARSVVFARRAAFERRAAFAGSAAFARGNAFSSSAAFSGSTAFATSAASQRVLPSQGVLPSQGVLPSQGVLPSQGVLPSQ